The Candidatus Methylomirabilota bacterium region AGATTCACCAGGCACACCTCGCCTCCCCGTCGCTGCACGTCGCGGAGCAGGGCGACCAGGGCGGAAAACCCGCTCGAGTCCAGCCGGCGGACTCCGCCGAGGTCCACGGCCACCAGCGGAGCAGCGACGGGCGCCAGCATGAGCCGGCTGCGCCGCAAGAACGCGCCCGCCGTGGGTACCGTCAACTCCCCTTCGACGGCCATGATGGTCACAGAACCGATCTGACGGGACATTACCTGCATAGCGCCATCTCCTTGACCCGGGTCAGCATCACGGTCAGGCGGCGACCGCAAGGCGCCGCTTGTGTTCCTGCCTGAGGCGGCCGAGCGCTTCCGGCACGGACAGCGCCCGGGGCGCGAGCGTGTCGAGGCCCGCCCGCTCGAGCAAGCCACTCACGCCCGGAGATTCCACGAACACGACGCCGCCCCCCGTCGCACGGGTCCAGCCCACGAGAGCCACGAGCTCACCGAGCACGGTCGGCGCCAGATAGGTCACGTCCGCTGCGTCCACGACCAGGCTGACCGGGGCCCCGCGGATCTCGCGTATCGCGTGGCGCAGCGCCGGGAGCTCGGACGCGTCGAGACGGCCGGCCAGGGACAGGACGAACCCTCCGTCCCGGGCGCGACGCACCCGAGCCCGGCCGGCGGCGCCGCGGCGAGCTCGCCGGGCGGCGCGGTGGGCGGAGGCCAGCTGGGCGACCAGGCGCGGCCCCACCACCGCCGCGTCGAAGAAGTACCGCCGCCACAGGCGGCGCGGCTCCGCGCAGAGCCGCCACAACCATTCCAGGCCGACGGCCTGGAGGGTGGCCGGCGCGCGGCGGACGCGCCCGGCGACTAAATCGAAGGTCCCCCCCACCCCGATGGCAACCCGGGCGCCGGTCTCGGGGAGGTACCGCGCGATCCAGCGCTCCTGTTTGGGCGCGCCGAAGCCCAGCAGCAGCGCGTCGGTCCGGGCCTCGCGGATCCGA contains the following coding sequences:
- a CDS encoding STAS domain-containing protein; this translates as MQVMSRQIGSVTIMAVEGELTVPTAGAFLRRSRLMLAPVAAPLVAVDLGGVRRLDSSGFSALVALLRDVQRRGGEVCLVNLGPEARLLLEIMQLHLLFDVHDDLASAAEALTAAREASPAPTASRRLLGRIRTRSVPLAERRAVG
- a CDS encoding WecB/TagA/CpsF family glycosyltransferase produces the protein MTAVERTVLLGVPLARLGMADTLDWIDRALASGESHQIATANVSFLALARRDPDFLRILQDASLVTADGMPLCWASRLLGAPVGERVTGADLVPSLFALAARRGYRIFLMGPPQSTEEAARRLCARYPGASVVGIETPPYAPIEDWDNAAYCARIREARTDALLLGFGAPKQERWIARYLPETGARVAIGVGGTFDLVAGRVRRAPATLQAVGLEWLWRLCAEPRRLWRRYFFDAAVVGPRLVAQLASAHRAARRARRGAAGRARVRRARDGGFVLSLAGRLDASELPALRHAIREIRGAPVSLVVDAADVTYLAPTVLGELVALVGWTRATGGGVVFVESPGVSGLLERAGLDTLAPRALSVPEALGRLRQEHKRRLAVAA